A window of the Mesorhizobium opportunistum WSM2075 genome harbors these coding sequences:
- a CDS encoding type II and III secretion system protein family protein, giving the protein MQGSWLRMGAAALSCLGALLLTSLAADAADRFIDVSNPSVHRVFLPMSQSVTIQVNANLGDIVVGDEKIADAQPMTDRTLYVIGKGAGTTTVNLFSTDKRSLGVIQIEVGVDVSDMAQAIRQVSPRSRIEIGSINGKVRLGGHVKDGATLEAIMQVAQQYGPDAIINSVTVDDSQQVNLEVRVLEAKRNAGRDLGVSFRSRGSSATIFGTGIAATTPPGADPGTLVTGLLSKTNPFASLITQIIDSNIKVDLIIEALEAKGVVRTLANPNLTTLSGEPASFNAGGQVPIRSVTKDGLIQIEYKQFGVNLQFTPIVLADDKIHISLAPEVSDLTGFTSAGDPIFTNRKLDTVVELRDGQSFAVGGLLSSKTTKLQNQVPWLGQVPVIGTLFRNSSNQKEETELVVIVTPHIVRPVKPGEQLATPFDKTRPANDPEFFVLGQLEVNKDMIRKYETGDGVTGPYGHMLDFKSKDKMLYVKK; this is encoded by the coding sequence ATGCAGGGGTCTTGGTTGAGGATGGGGGCGGCGGCGTTGTCCTGTCTGGGCGCGTTGTTGCTGACGAGCCTCGCGGCCGATGCGGCTGACAGATTTATCGACGTGTCGAACCCTAGCGTCCATCGTGTGTTCCTGCCGATGTCGCAATCGGTGACGATCCAGGTGAATGCCAATCTGGGTGACATCGTCGTCGGCGACGAGAAGATCGCCGATGCGCAGCCGATGACCGACCGGACGCTCTATGTGATCGGCAAGGGCGCCGGCACCACCACGGTCAATCTGTTCTCCACCGACAAGCGCTCGCTCGGCGTCATTCAGATCGAGGTCGGCGTCGACGTCAGTGACATGGCCCAGGCCATCCGCCAGGTATCGCCACGGTCGCGCATCGAAATCGGTTCGATCAACGGCAAGGTCAGGCTTGGCGGCCATGTCAAGGACGGCGCCACGCTGGAGGCCATCATGCAGGTGGCGCAGCAATATGGTCCCGACGCCATCATCAATTCGGTCACCGTGGATGACAGCCAGCAGGTCAATCTGGAAGTGCGCGTTCTGGAAGCCAAGCGCAACGCCGGTCGCGACCTCGGCGTGTCGTTCCGTAGTAGAGGCAGCAGTGCAACCATTTTTGGAACCGGCATCGCAGCTACTACTCCACCCGGAGCGGATCCAGGAACCCTGGTGACGGGTCTGCTGTCGAAAACCAATCCTTTCGCGTCACTAATCACCCAGATTATCGACAGCAACATCAAAGTCGATCTGATTATCGAGGCGCTCGAGGCCAAGGGCGTGGTGCGCACGTTGGCGAACCCCAATCTCACCACGCTTTCCGGCGAGCCGGCCAGCTTCAACGCAGGCGGCCAGGTGCCGATCCGCAGTGTCACCAAGGATGGCTTGATCCAGATCGAGTACAAGCAATTCGGCGTCAATCTTCAGTTCACGCCGATCGTGCTCGCCGACGACAAGATCCATATCAGTTTGGCGCCAGAGGTGAGCGACCTGACCGGCTTCACCAGCGCCGGCGACCCGATCTTCACCAACCGCAAATTGGATACGGTCGTCGAACTGCGCGATGGCCAGAGCTTCGCGGTCGGCGGCCTGCTGTCCAGCAAGACCACCAAGCTCCAGAACCAGGTGCCGTGGCTCGGCCAGGTGCCGGTGATCGGCACGCTGTTCCGCAATTCGAGCAACCAGAAGGAAGAAACCGAGCTGGTGGTCATCGTCACGCCGCACATTGTGCGGCCGGTGAAGCCCGGCGAACAGTTGGCGACGCCGTTCGACAAGACCAGACCGGCCAACGATCCCGAGTTCTTCGTGCTCGGTCAGCTCGAGGTGAACAAGGACATGATCCGCAAATATGAAACGGGCGACGGCGTCACCGGCCCCTATGGCCACATGCTCGACTTCAAATCGAAGGACAAGATGCTCTATGTCAAGAAATAG
- the cpaB gene encoding Flp pilus assembly protein CpaB, whose translation MRANTIIMIVLAGVFGVLAVVLANIWLANQRGAIAQTNEVQRDTVVVAAVALKFGDILSADKLREVAWPAGAVPAGAFKTTEELLTKDLPVGGGTKQALQSIGVNEPVLATKITGPGQRATLSAVLGEGMKAVSIRVNDVLGVAGFVFPGDRVDILLTRTVRDDDGTDKSFVDVLLQSMKVLAVDQVADESKDSPTVVKSVTLEASTKDAQKLTLAAGAGQLSLALRQAAASKGETTERITLSDLTGETPADVAKRQAELDKKAAAEAEAAAERKHAEDKIAGLTQAVERVGSRLDELGKVKPAPAVVSAPETGEVVKEVVKYVQPEPPKQVTVGVFRGVKLETYDVPRQP comes from the coding sequence ATGCGCGCGAACACCATCATCATGATTGTCCTTGCCGGCGTCTTCGGCGTTTTGGCCGTTGTGCTGGCCAATATCTGGCTGGCCAACCAGCGTGGCGCGATTGCGCAGACGAATGAAGTCCAGCGCGACACGGTCGTGGTGGCTGCGGTGGCGCTGAAGTTCGGCGATATACTGTCCGCCGACAAATTGCGCGAAGTCGCCTGGCCTGCGGGCGCGGTTCCGGCCGGCGCCTTCAAGACGACGGAAGAACTCCTGACCAAGGATCTCCCGGTTGGCGGAGGCACCAAGCAGGCGTTGCAGTCGATCGGCGTCAATGAGCCGGTCCTCGCAACCAAGATCACAGGGCCCGGCCAGCGCGCCACTCTTTCGGCGGTGCTTGGCGAAGGCATGAAAGCCGTTTCCATCAGGGTCAACGACGTGCTTGGCGTCGCCGGCTTTGTCTTCCCAGGCGACCGGGTCGACATACTCCTGACACGCACCGTGCGCGACGACGACGGCACGGACAAAAGTTTTGTCGATGTCTTGCTGCAGAGCATGAAGGTGCTCGCCGTCGACCAGGTGGCCGATGAGAGCAAGGACAGCCCGACAGTGGTGAAATCCGTGACACTGGAGGCCAGCACCAAGGATGCGCAGAAGCTGACTTTGGCGGCGGGCGCCGGCCAATTGTCGCTGGCGCTGCGCCAGGCCGCCGCCAGCAAAGGCGAGACGACCGAACGGATTACACTTTCCGACCTGACCGGCGAAACGCCGGCGGACGTCGCCAAAAGGCAAGCCGAGCTCGACAAGAAGGCCGCCGCAGAAGCGGAAGCCGCTGCCGAGCGCAAGCATGCCGAGGACAAGATTGCCGGACTGACCCAGGCGGTGGAGCGGGTGGGAAGCCGCCTCGACGAGTTGGGCAAGGTGAAGCCTGCCCCGGCCGTGGTGTCGGCTCCGGAAACCGGGGAAGTCGTCAAGGAAGTGGTCAAATACGTGCAGCCGGAACCGCCTAAACAGGTGACTGTGGGCGTATTTCGGGGTGTGAAGCTCGAGACATATGACGTGCCGCGACAACCATAA
- a CDS encoding Flp family type IVb pilin, translated as MKKLMTMTRQFRDDENGAAMVEYTVLLGIITVAVIATVALVGTWVSGKWVTLNSTLTTSSPNPA; from the coding sequence ATGAAGAAGCTCATGACGATGACCCGGCAGTTCCGCGACGACGAGAACGGCGCTGCAATGGTCGAATATACAGTGCTGCTCGGCATCATCACGGTCGCGGTCATCGCCACTGTTGCACTGGTCGGCACCTGGGTCAGCGGCAAGTGGGTTACGCTCAACAGCACGTTGACGACCTCATCGCCGAATCCGGCGTAA
- a CDS encoding phosphatase PAP2 family protein, giving the protein MTQLGANAYSRFDSRRIFHKSRVLVLIVALLMGLGAVDLIWLPFSNVAVAPSFWIDTASIVVPLGVLWASLGAMRYQLRKTPFRYRGIVRELAGRTEALVGNFSVVTLFSVGLLLFSYLASATSRPLMDKYLAAGDAALHFDWVAYVGGLNNHPWIAAALSQAYFSLKIQLLLPTAILAFTGRSGRLLEYAAHFGLAGCLTCLIAMAVPAAGTLYFYHPSPDLLSAFAPGAGSRHLEQLYALRTQQPFLIEHPEGLITFPSFHSALAVIFVYSVRGIRFVALPVFLLDAMLLLATPAEGGHHLVDILAGVLIAAAAIQSVRLIGGAGALRSANSFRAGEFEGSTKC; this is encoded by the coding sequence GTGACCCAGCTAGGCGCCAATGCATATTCGCGGTTCGATTCCAGACGGATTTTTCACAAGAGCCGGGTTCTCGTCCTGATTGTGGCCTTGCTCATGGGGCTTGGGGCCGTAGACTTGATCTGGCTTCCGTTCTCGAATGTGGCTGTCGCCCCAAGTTTCTGGATCGATACCGCCTCCATAGTGGTGCCTTTGGGCGTGCTGTGGGCGTCTCTTGGGGCGATGCGCTACCAGTTGCGCAAGACACCTTTTCGCTATCGCGGCATCGTGAGGGAGTTGGCGGGCAGGACCGAGGCGCTGGTAGGGAACTTCAGTGTTGTCACCTTGTTCTCGGTAGGGCTCCTGCTGTTCTCCTATCTGGCGAGCGCGACAAGCCGGCCTTTGATGGATAAATATCTGGCTGCGGGGGATGCTGCCTTGCACTTCGATTGGGTTGCCTATGTCGGTGGGCTGAACAATCACCCCTGGATTGCGGCCGCGCTTTCGCAAGCCTATTTCAGTCTGAAGATTCAGCTGTTGCTGCCGACGGCAATCCTGGCCTTTACCGGTCGATCGGGCCGCCTGTTGGAATACGCCGCTCATTTTGGGCTTGCCGGTTGTCTGACGTGCCTGATCGCAATGGCCGTGCCGGCGGCCGGCACTCTTTATTTCTACCACCCTTCGCCGGATCTTCTGAGTGCCTTTGCTCCCGGCGCCGGATCGCGGCATCTGGAACAGCTTTACGCGCTCCGCACGCAGCAGCCGTTCCTGATCGAGCATCCGGAAGGCCTTATCACATTCCCATCCTTCCACTCCGCCCTGGCCGTGATATTCGTCTACTCGGTGCGCGGCATACGCTTCGTGGCGCTGCCTGTGTTCCTGCTTGACGCCATGCTGTTATTGGCCACGCCGGCCGAAGGCGGTCACCATCTGGTGGACATTCTCGCCGGTGTCTTGATCGCGGCTGCGGCGATTCAATCTGTCCGCTTGATTGGCGGCGCCGGCGCCTTGCGATCGGCAAACAGTTTCAGGGCAGGCGAATTCGAGGGCAGCACAAAATGCTAG
- a CDS encoding CpaF family protein, giving the protein MLGRFLKGPAEQPAQQRVSLPAAPTPAIPDLAPHGDEFLALKVDLHRHLIDRFNLTALETASKDEILNEILPIVREFVRGRNVPLNARELDQLTSDTADEMLGLGPIEPLLKDDSIADILINTHKRVFIERRGVIEETSIRFRDEAHLLRVINKIVSAIGRRVDESAPMVDARLEDGSRVNIAVRPISVDGPLVSIRKFSKNPYSLERLMVLNSIRQPMVDLLRIAVQARKSILVSGGTGSGKTTLLNALSSYIPSKERLITIEDAAELQLQQPHVGRLETRPPNVEGKGEVRQRELLKNALRMRPDRIIVGEVRGEEAFDMLQAMNTGHEGSMTTIHANTPRDAISRLEQMVGMAGMPMSNDSIRAQIASAIDIIVQTQRLSDGGRRVTSISELTGMEGNVVQLQEIYHFVRRDVGTDGTIIGEFRATGVRPRFAQEAATLGHQFAKDAFNPQVPL; this is encoded by the coding sequence ATGCTAGGCCGTTTCCTCAAGGGACCGGCAGAACAGCCGGCACAGCAACGTGTGTCGCTGCCTGCGGCGCCAACGCCGGCGATCCCGGACCTTGCGCCGCACGGCGATGAGTTCCTTGCTTTGAAAGTCGATCTCCATCGGCATCTAATTGACCGGTTCAACCTCACGGCGCTTGAAACGGCGTCGAAGGACGAGATCCTGAACGAGATCCTGCCGATCGTTCGCGAATTCGTTCGTGGTCGAAACGTGCCGCTGAACGCCCGCGAGCTCGACCAGCTTACAAGCGACACCGCCGACGAGATGCTCGGATTGGGGCCGATCGAACCATTGCTCAAGGACGATTCCATCGCCGACATATTGATCAACACGCACAAGCGCGTGTTCATTGAACGGCGCGGCGTGATCGAGGAAACGTCGATCCGCTTCCGTGACGAGGCGCATTTACTGCGTGTCATCAACAAGATCGTCTCGGCCATTGGCCGGCGCGTCGATGAATCAGCGCCCATGGTCGATGCCCGTCTGGAAGATGGCTCGCGCGTCAACATCGCGGTGCGCCCGATCTCCGTGGACGGCCCGCTAGTTTCGATCCGCAAATTCTCCAAGAACCCTTACTCGCTTGAACGCCTGATGGTACTCAATTCGATCCGGCAGCCAATGGTCGATCTGCTGCGGATCGCCGTGCAAGCGCGCAAGTCGATCCTGGTTTCGGGCGGCACCGGCAGCGGCAAGACGACCCTGCTCAACGCGCTGTCGAGCTACATTCCGTCCAAGGAGCGCCTGATCACCATTGAGGACGCTGCGGAACTGCAATTGCAGCAGCCGCATGTCGGCCGGCTGGAGACGCGCCCGCCCAACGTCGAGGGCAAGGGCGAGGTGCGTCAGCGCGAATTGCTGAAGAACGCGCTGCGCATGCGGCCGGATCGCATCATTGTGGGCGAGGTGCGCGGCGAGGAAGCCTTCGACATGCTGCAGGCGATGAACACCGGCCATGAGGGCTCGATGACCACCATCCATGCCAACACGCCGCGCGATGCGATATCGCGGCTTGAGCAGATGGTCGGCATGGCCGGCATGCCGATGAGCAACGATTCCATCCGGGCGCAGATTGCGTCCGCCATCGACATCATCGTCCAGACACAGCGTCTTTCGGATGGAGGCAGGCGCGTAACATCCATATCGGAGCTGACCGGCATGGAAGGCAATGTCGTCCAGCTTCAGGAAATCTATCACTTCGTTCGCCGCGACGTTGGCACGGATGGAACGATTATCGGCGAGTTTCGCGCCACTGGTGTTCGACCGCGCTTTGCCCAGGAGGCGGCGACGCTTGGCCATCAGTTCGCCAAGGATGCCTTCAATCCTCAGGTTCCGTTATGA